From a single Actinomycetota bacterium genomic region:
- a CDS encoding cysteine desulfurase family protein — protein sequence MREVYLDHASTTPVLPEALEAMTRVAGQVFADPSRLYGAARVARIELDGARASVASAIEARPEEIVFTSGGTESCNLAIVAGARAGVAARRPARVVVSSVEHTAVLEAARSLEGFEVVEVPVDGAGTVDLEALREAVAGGAALVSIQHANQEVGTIQPVAEAAAIARDAGTLMHTDACMTVGHRPVSVGALGVDLLSGSGHKAYGPKGVGFLWARRGVRVRPTLPGDDRERHRRSGMENLPAIAGMAAAFAVRVDEIAAEAPRLRAMSDRIRDELPKRVPDTILHGLAIDRLPGLVAFSFLYVEGEALLLGLDARGIAVHSGSSCTSSADEPSHVLAAMNALTHGSVRVSLGRTTTEDDVSYLLDELPGIVEKVRAMSQAPGR from the coding sequence GTGCGCGAGGTCTATCTGGACCATGCCTCCACGACGCCGGTGTTACCGGAGGCGCTCGAGGCGATGACGCGGGTCGCCGGGCAGGTCTTCGCCGACCCCTCGCGGCTCTACGGCGCGGCGCGCGTCGCTCGGATCGAGCTCGACGGTGCCCGCGCGTCGGTCGCCTCCGCGATCGAAGCCCGCCCCGAGGAGATCGTCTTCACTTCCGGAGGTACCGAATCCTGCAACTTGGCGATCGTGGCCGGTGCGCGAGCAGGTGTCGCTGCCCGCAGGCCGGCCCGGGTCGTCGTCTCCTCCGTCGAGCACACGGCCGTGCTCGAAGCGGCTCGCTCCCTCGAGGGGTTCGAGGTCGTCGAGGTCCCGGTGGACGGCGCCGGGACGGTCGACCTCGAGGCACTGCGCGAGGCCGTTGCGGGCGGCGCCGCGCTGGTATCGATCCAGCACGCCAATCAGGAGGTCGGAACGATCCAGCCCGTCGCCGAGGCGGCAGCGATCGCGCGCGATGCCGGCACGCTGATGCACACCGACGCGTGCATGACGGTGGGTCACCGGCCGGTAAGCGTGGGCGCGCTCGGCGTCGATCTGCTGTCGGGATCCGGGCACAAGGCCTACGGCCCGAAAGGCGTGGGGTTCCTCTGGGCCCGGCGGGGCGTGCGCGTCCGCCCGACACTCCCCGGCGACGATCGCGAGCGCCACCGCCGCTCGGGCATGGAGAACCTTCCCGCGATCGCCGGGATGGCCGCCGCGTTCGCGGTACGCGTGGACGAGATCGCGGCCGAAGCGCCGCGCCTTCGCGCGATGTCGGATCGCATCCGCGACGAGCTCCCGAAACGCGTCCCAGACACGATTCTGCACGGCCTCGCGATCGACCGGCTGCCCGGCCTCGTCGCCTTCAGCTTCTTGTACGTGGAGGGCGAGGCGCTGCTCCTCGGGCTCGACGCTCGCGGCATCGCGGTTCATTCCGGATCGTCGTGCACGTCGTCGGCCGACGAGCCCTCGCACGTCCTCGCCGCGATGAACGCGCTCACCCACGGTTCCGTTCGGGTGTCGCTCGGGCGCACGACGACGGAAGACGACGTTTCGTACCTCCTGGACGAGCTGCCCGGCATCGTCGAGAAGGTGCGGGCCATGAGCCAGGCGCCGGGCCGATGA
- a CDS encoding sulfurtransferase TusA family protein, translating to MNADEEPLVVDSLGTACPIPVIDLAKAVERAPPGSLLELLSDDEGAKVDIPVWCRMKRHEYLGRQDRERGWAFLVRKAAG from the coding sequence ATGAACGCCGACGAGGAACCGCTCGTCGTGGATTCGCTCGGGACGGCTTGCCCGATCCCGGTCATCGACCTCGCCAAAGCCGTGGAACGGGCCCCGCCCGGCTCGCTGCTGGAGCTCCTTTCCGACGACGAGGGGGCGAAGGTCGACATCCCGGTGTGGTGCCGGATGAAGCGTCACGAGTACCTCGGTCGCCAAGACCGCGAGCGCGGCTGGGCGTTCCTGGTCCGCAAGGCCGCCGGGTGA
- a CDS encoding metallophosphoesterase family protein — METPFGSIPQEHIGRLSMAEIHETLGRSRVSRRSILKAGALGAGAVVAGPVLWQRPGFAAVPPAGRHLVYGADPQRSMTVSWSTAEPVQNAVMDLGLDTNYGTTLAAETRAVAGTPTNYHHVPITGLQPGTTYHYRVRHAGGESADEMFRTAPAAIAPFTFTAFGDQGVSDGAAETTQTVAAANPAFHFHVGDLCYAFRTGTGNPLKPAPPIDVLVPILTDQSVWDAWLAIMSPQAARAPWMTTVGNHEMEYGYGELGYDAYLSRFVLPGNGVSASTYSFRYANAGFIALDGNDVSHELSANRGYTGGAQDAWLRETLTAMRADPGLDFIVVGYHNCSYCTNVVHASDAGPRERWGALFDQFSVDVVINGHNHCYERTHPIRGGKLTRKAPSGSTIAPAVDGTTYITAGGGGQAAYQLALYPASYVTIVGGLRVPELAPWSAKRYLNLSLLAVDVAPPDSGGVATMTIRALRAGGAEIERITLRR; from the coding sequence ATGGAGACACCCTTCGGCTCCATCCCTCAGGAGCACATCGGCCGCCTGTCGATGGCAGAGATCCACGAGACCCTGGGCAGGAGCCGGGTCTCACGGCGCTCGATCCTGAAGGCCGGAGCGCTGGGCGCCGGCGCCGTGGTCGCCGGGCCCGTCCTGTGGCAGCGGCCCGGCTTCGCCGCGGTACCTCCCGCCGGTCGCCATCTCGTCTACGGCGCCGACCCGCAGCGGTCGATGACGGTCTCCTGGTCCACCGCCGAGCCGGTGCAGAACGCCGTCATGGACCTCGGTCTCGACACGAACTACGGAACGACGCTCGCGGCCGAGACCCGCGCGGTCGCCGGCACGCCGACGAACTATCACCACGTCCCGATAACGGGCCTCCAACCGGGCACGACCTACCACTATCGCGTCCGGCACGCCGGCGGGGAGAGCGCCGACGAGATGTTCCGCACCGCGCCGGCAGCGATCGCTCCCTTCACGTTCACCGCCTTCGGCGATCAGGGCGTGTCCGACGGAGCCGCCGAGACCACGCAGACGGTCGCTGCGGCGAACCCGGCGTTCCATTTCCACGTCGGCGACCTCTGCTACGCGTTCCGAACCGGCACGGGGAACCCGCTGAAGCCGGCGCCGCCGATCGACGTCCTCGTACCGATCCTCACCGACCAGAGCGTGTGGGACGCGTGGCTCGCGATCATGAGCCCGCAGGCCGCGCGCGCGCCGTGGATGACGACCGTCGGGAACCACGAGATGGAGTACGGCTACGGCGAGCTCGGCTACGACGCCTACCTCTCGCGGTTCGTGCTTCCGGGGAACGGCGTGTCGGCGAGCACCTACTCGTTCCGGTACGCCAACGCCGGATTCATCGCGCTCGACGGCAACGACGTCTCGCACGAGCTCTCCGCGAACCGCGGTTACACCGGCGGAGCGCAGGACGCCTGGCTCAGGGAAACGCTCACCGCGATGCGCGCCGATCCGGGGCTCGACTTCATCGTCGTCGGCTACCACAACTGCTCGTACTGCACGAACGTTGTGCATGCTTCCGACGCCGGGCCGCGAGAGCGGTGGGGAGCGTTGTTCGATCAGTTCAGCGTCGACGTCGTGATCAACGGCCACAACCACTGCTACGAGCGCACGCATCCGATCCGCGGTGGGAAGCTCACCCGCAAAGCGCCGTCGGGGTCGACGATAGCGCCCGCCGTCGACGGCACGACGTACATCACCGCCGGCGGGGGCGGACAGGCCGCGTATCAGCTCGCGCTCTACCCGGCGTCTTACGTGACCATCGTCGGCGGCCTCCGCGTGCCGGAACTGGCGCCGTGGTCGGCGAAGCGCTACCTGAACCTCTCGCTCCTAGCCGTGGACGTCGCGCCGCCCGACTCCGGCGGCGTGGCCACGATGACCATCCGCGCACTGCGCGCCGGCGGCGCCGAGATCGAGCGCATCACACTCAGACGGTGA
- a CDS encoding glycosyltransferase: MSIPLSVVVPTRDRPEMLRRCLASIRKSLGDAGELIVVDSASRDEAAVSIAAEVGARYLKAELPGAGRARNAGWRAATQEVVGFVDDDMTVAPDWAETVRDAFAMKPGLGFVTGKVLPPPEQAGAAHPIALVDAPDALDHQPRTARHEGISGNFAARRGALASIGGFDELLGAGVPFKGGEDFDLFDRLIASGVPGRYEPSILAHHDQWRSKRERLKLDFGYGIGAGARLAKLMRADRQHARAVARDVLWRWGLLDFVNCIRKRYEYGAIAALYRLAGIVRGLVGGLAIPVVDGHFAPRRRKRSATRAA, encoded by the coding sequence ATGAGCATCCCCTTGAGCGTCGTCGTCCCGACCCGGGACCGTCCCGAGATGCTGCGCCGCTGCCTTGCCTCGATCCGCAAGAGTCTCGGGGACGCCGGGGAGTTGATCGTCGTCGACAGTGCCTCGCGCGACGAGGCAGCCGTTTCGATCGCCGCCGAGGTCGGCGCCCGGTATCTCAAGGCCGAGCTCCCCGGCGCTGGGCGCGCCCGCAACGCCGGCTGGCGCGCGGCGACCCAGGAGGTCGTGGGATTCGTCGACGACGATATGACCGTAGCGCCCGACTGGGCCGAGACCGTGCGTGATGCGTTCGCCATGAAGCCCGGGCTCGGGTTCGTTACCGGCAAGGTGCTGCCCCCTCCCGAGCAGGCCGGCGCCGCGCATCCGATCGCGCTCGTCGACGCGCCCGATGCGCTGGATCATCAGCCGCGAACCGCCCGTCACGAAGGGATCTCAGGGAACTTCGCGGCCCGGCGCGGCGCGCTGGCATCCATCGGCGGATTCGACGAGCTCCTCGGCGCAGGCGTCCCCTTCAAGGGCGGCGAAGACTTCGATCTGTTCGATCGCTTGATCGCCTCCGGCGTTCCGGGCCGCTACGAGCCATCGATCCTCGCGCATCACGACCAGTGGCGCTCCAAACGGGAGCGGTTGAAGCTCGACTTCGGCTACGGCATCGGCGCCGGCGCCCGGCTGGCGAAGTTGATGCGCGCCGACCGACAACACGCGCGCGCGGTTGCGCGCGACGTGCTCTGGCGATGGGGCTTGTTAGACTTCGTCAACTGCATCCGCAAGCGGTACGAGTACGGAGCAATCGCGGCCCTGTACCGGCTCGCCGGCATCGTTCGAGGGCTTGTCGGCGGGCTCGCGATACCGGTCGTCGATGGGCACTTCGCGCCGCGACGGCGCAAGCGTAGCGCTACGCGCGCCGCATGA